Proteins from one Nevskiales bacterium genomic window:
- a CDS encoding DUF3570 domain-containing protein: protein AGPDAALHADYRLYDDDWDVTAHTLDLAWHQNLPGGWRVVPGLRWYSQSQAFFYEPFYAAPRGDGFASSDYRLSPFGALSLSLGVNKAVDGWVLSLRYENYDSDERYALDDVDVENPGLVDFDVLAFSVKKTF from the coding sequence TCGCCGGGCCGGATGCCGCCTTGCATGCAGACTACCGCCTGTACGACGACGACTGGGATGTCACGGCGCACACGCTGGATCTTGCCTGGCACCAGAACCTGCCGGGCGGCTGGCGCGTGGTGCCGGGCCTGCGCTGGTACAGCCAGAGCCAGGCGTTCTTCTACGAGCCGTTCTACGCCGCGCCGCGCGGCGACGGCTTCGCCTCCAGCGATTACCGCCTGTCGCCCTTCGGCGCGCTGAGCCTGAGCCTCGGCGTGAACAAGGCGGTGGACGGCTGGGTGCTGAGCCTGCGCTACGAGAACTACGACAGCGACGAGCGCTACGCTCTGGACGACGTGGACGTCGAGAACCCCGGGCTGGTGGATTTCGACGTGCTCGCCTTCAGCGTCAAGAAGACCTTCTGA